Proteins encoded together in one Lathamus discolor isolate bLatDis1 chromosome 3, bLatDis1.hap1, whole genome shotgun sequence window:
- the DNA2 gene encoding DNA replication ATP-dependent helicase/nuclease DNA2 isoform X1, with translation MAESFQKKATNLPDTILKNGLNNRYCVLEVSVLQRNGSDAEKHLTITASQSLQDTELCILRNGWESVPVVPGDIIHLEGECSSGTWVIDEQSGYLVLYPDLLLSGTTISNSIRCMRRAVLSERFRGSESGSRQTLVGTILHEIFQQSVTNNLAQEKVEELANKIVYGQKYLKEMYHLNLRQTEIMREVEEYLPSFLKWAEDFMHHPANQNKMQLKLSNGEKTEDFSCKVEIVDILDIEENIWSPRFGLKGKIDVTARVKIHRQPGVQSRVMPLELKSGKESNSIEHRSQVILYTLLNLERRVDPEAGFLLYLKTGTMYPVSGGRMDRRELMKLRNHVAFYLMHSTHESAVGRQNSQLAALPPVVDDSQACKYCSQAHNCFLYARAVEQKIASVSFPPAMVSIIERETQHLQPSHLEYFRLWYLMLTLELQSGEGKKGYKNIWMMPSLEREKTGDCVGNMIRVEEVQEISDGKYLHIFQRGNGAIPGTNLLVGDRVVVSGEENGLLGLATGYVNEISVTKVSCLLDRNLSKLPKNIIFRLDHEEGNFGIGVAFENLSKLMKDSPASERLRNLIIDFHKPGFIQHLSSVLPPEAKETVANILKGLNKPQKQAMKKVLLSKDYTLIVGMPGTGKTTTICALVRILSACGFSVLLTSFTHTAVDNILLKLAKFKVGFLRLGRAQKVHPDIRKFTEEEILRSKSIKSVADLEKVYNSQAVVATSCMGVNHPVFAQRQFDFCIVDEASQVSQLTCLGPLFCSKRFVLVGDHQQLPPLVLNAEAKDLGMSESLFKRLEQNQNAVVQLTVQYRMNSKIMSLSNMLVYEGKLECGSEKVSNATVNLPNLIKLKLDLADASKTWLKNVLDPGTPVCFLNTEKVPAPEHAEKGGVSNMTEAKLVLFLTSLFIKAGCNPSDIGIISPYRHQLKTITDLMAKLKENRVEVNTVDKYQGRDKSVVIVSFVRNSNEENPGALLKDWRRLNVAITRAKHKLIMVGCVPSLSYYPPLEKLLCYLQSEAMIFNLPAGAHENLHMCNIL, from the exons GGAGTCTGTTCCAGTTGTTCCAGGAGACATAATTCATTTAGAAGGCGAGTGTAGCTCTGGTACCTGGGTCATTGATGAACAGTCTGGATACCTGGTTCTTTACCCAGATTTGCTGCTTTCTGGTACTACAATATCAAATAGTATTCGATGTATGAGAAGAGCAGTGCTGAGTGAAAGGTTTAGG GGCTCAGAGTCTGGTTCGCGCCAAACACTTGTTGGTACAATTCTTCATGAAATTTTCCAGCAATCAGTAACAAATAACTTGGCACAAGAAAAAGTAGAAGAACTTGCAAATAAAATTGTGTATGGACAGAAGTATCTCAAAGAAAT GTATCATTTAAATCTGAGACAAACGGAAATAATGAGGGAAGTGGAAGAGTATTTGCCATCATTTTTGAAGTGGGCAGAAGACTTTATGCACCATCCAGCTAACCAGAATAAAATGCAGCTAAAACT gtCCAatggtgaaaaaacagaagatTTCTCTTGTAAGGTAGAGATAGTAGATATCTTAGACATTGAAGAGAATATATGGTCTCCCAGGTTTGGATTGAAGGGGAAGATTGATGTTACAGCCAGAGTGAAAATCCATCGCCAGCCTGGAGTACAGTCTAGGGTAATGCCATTAGAGCTGAAGTCTGGCAAGGAATCTAATTCCATAGAGCACAGAAGTCAG GTTATTCTATATACATTGTTGAATTTGGAACGGAGAGTAGATCCCGAAGCTGGATTTCTTCTTTATCTTAAAACGGGTACTATGTACCCTGTTTCTGGAGGTCGCATGGACCGAAGAG AATTAATGAAGTTAAGAAACCATGTGGCCTTCTACTTAATGCACAGTACACATGAATCTGCCGTGGGAAGACAAAATTCACAGCTTGCTGCTTTGCCTCCTGTAGTAGATGACAGTCAAGCCTGTAAATATTGCTCCCAAGCACACAATTGCTTTCTATACGccag AGCTGTAGAACAGAAGATAGCCAGTGTGTCTTTTCCTCCTGCTATGGTATCCATTATTGAAAGAGAGACCCAGCACCTGCAACCCTCCCACTTAGAGTATTTCCGCCTGTGGTACCTAATGTTAACCTTGGAACTGCAAAGTGGAGAGGGTAAAAAGGGATATAAAAATATATGGATGATGCCGTCTTTGGAAAG AGAGAAGACTGGAGATTGTGTTGGGAACATGATCAGAGTTGAAGAAGTACAGGAAATTTCTGATGGAAAGTACCTACATATCTTCCAACGTGGAAATGGTGCCATCCCTGGAACAAACCTATTGGTTGGTGATCGAGTGGTTGTGAGTGGAGAGGAAAATGGTTTACTTGGTTTGGCTACTGGCTATGTTAACGAAATCAGTGTGACAAAGGTCTCCTGTTTATTGGACAG GAATTTGTCAAAGCTCCCCAAGAACATCATATTTAGGTTGGATCATGAAGAAGGCAATTTTGGCATAGGAGTCGCTTTTGAAAACCTTTCTAAATTGATGAAAGATTCCCCAGCCAG TGAAAGGCTCCGCAATTTGATAATTGACTTCCACAAACCAGGTTTTATTCAGCATTTGAGCTCTGTCCTTCCTCCAGAAGCAAAGGAAACtgttgcaaatattttaaaag gtCTAAATAAGCCTCAGAAACAGGCAATGAAAAAAGTGCTCCTTTCAAAAGACTACACACTTATTGTGGGTATGCCTGGAACAGGAAAAACTACTACAATATGCGCTCTA GTGAGAATTCTTTCTGCTTGTGGCTTTAGTGTTCTTCTGACTAGTTTTACACACACGGCTGTGGACAATATCCTGCTAAAGCTAGCCAAATTCAAAGTGGGTTTCCTGCGCTTGGGGCGAGCTCAGAAGGTTCATCCAGATATACGTAAATTTACggaagaagaaattttgagGTCCAAATCAATTAAATCTGTAGCAGATCTGGAAAAGGTCTACAACAGTCAG GCAGTGGTAGCAACATCTTGCATGGGAGTAAATCACCCTGTCTTTGCTCAGAGGCAGTTTGATTTCTGTATTGTTGATGAAGCTTCCCAGGTAAGCCAGCTCACCTGTCTGGGCCCACTGTTCTGCTCCAAGAGGTTTGTGCTGGTAGGAGATCATCAGCAGCTGCCTCCACTTGTACTGAATGCGGAAGCAAA AGATCTTGGCATGAGTGAAAGCTTATTTAAAAGGctggaacaaaaccaaaatgctgttGTCCAATTGACTGTGCAATACAGAATGAATAG CAAAATTATGTCACTGAGTAACATGTTAGTGTACGAAGGCAAACTGGAATGTGGCTCAGAGAAGGTGTCGAATGCCACTGTTAACTTGCCCAACCTAATAAAATTGAAACTGGACCTTGCAGATGCCTCAAAAACATGGTTGAAAAATGTACTTGATCCAGGCACACCTGTGTGTTTTCTTAACACAGAGAAG GTTCCTGCACCAGAACATGCAGAAAAAGGTGGTGTAAGTAACATGACAGAAGCTAAACTAGTACTCTTCCTCACATCCTTATTTATTAAG gcTGGCTGTAACCCTTCAGACATAGGCATTATATCACCATACAGACatcagttaaaaacaatcacTGATTTGATGGCAAAACTGAAGGAGAATAGAGTGGAAGTTAACACAGTAGACAAATACCAAGGAAGAGACAAAAGTGTCGTCATAGTATCTTTTGTTAGAAAcagcaatgaagaaaat CCTGGCGCCCTCCTGAAGGACTGGCGACGTCTTAATGTTGCTATCACAAGAGCCAAGCACAAACTAATCATGGTGGGCTGTGTTCCATCCCTGTCCTATTATCCGCCTTTAGAGAAGCTACTCTGCTATTTGCAGTCTGAGGCAATGAT CTTCAATCTTCCAGCAGGGGCTCATGAAAATCTCCACATGTGTAACATTTTATGA
- the DNA2 gene encoding DNA replication ATP-dependent helicase/nuclease DNA2 isoform X2 yields MAESFQKKATNLPDTILKNGLNNRYCVLEVSVLQRNGSDAEKHLTITASQSLQDTELCILRNGWESVPVVPGDIIHLEGECSSGTWVIDEQSGYLVLYPDLLLSGTTISNSIRCMRRAVLSERFRGSESGSRQTLVGTILHEIFQQSVTNNLAQEKVEELANKIVYGQKYLKEMYHLNLRQTEIMREVEEYLPSFLKWAEDFMHHPANQNKMQLKLSNGEKTEDFSCKVEIVDILDIEENIWSPRFGLKGKIDVTARVKIHRQPGVQSRVMPLELKSGKESNSIEHRSQVILYTLLNLERRVDPEAGFLLYLKTGTMYPVSGGRMDRRELMKLRNHVAFYLMHSTHESAVGRQNSQLAALPPVVDDSQACKYCSQAHNCFLYARAVEQKIASVSFPPAMVSIIERETQHLQPSHLEYFRLWYLMLTLELQSGEGKKGYKNIWMMPSLEREKTGDCVGNMIRVEEVQEISDGKYLHIFQRGNGAIPGTNLLVGDRVVVSGEENGLLGLATGYVNEISVTKVSCLLDRNLSKLPKNIIFRLDHEEGNFGIGVAFENLSKLMKDSPASERLRNLIIDFHKPGFIQHLSSVLPPEAKETVANILKGLNKPQKQAMKKVLLSKDYTLIVRILSACGFSVLLTSFTHTAVDNILLKLAKFKVGFLRLGRAQKVHPDIRKFTEEEILRSKSIKSVADLEKVYNSQAVVATSCMGVNHPVFAQRQFDFCIVDEASQVSQLTCLGPLFCSKRFVLVGDHQQLPPLVLNAEAKDLGMSESLFKRLEQNQNAVVQLTVQYRMNSKIMSLSNMLVYEGKLECGSEKVSNATVNLPNLIKLKLDLADASKTWLKNVLDPGTPVCFLNTEKVPAPEHAEKGGVSNMTEAKLVLFLTSLFIKAGCNPSDIGIISPYRHQLKTITDLMAKLKENRVEVNTVDKYQGRDKSVVIVSFVRNSNEENPGALLKDWRRLNVAITRAKHKLIMVGCVPSLSYYPPLEKLLCYLQSEAMIFNLPAGAHENLHMCNIL; encoded by the exons GGAGTCTGTTCCAGTTGTTCCAGGAGACATAATTCATTTAGAAGGCGAGTGTAGCTCTGGTACCTGGGTCATTGATGAACAGTCTGGATACCTGGTTCTTTACCCAGATTTGCTGCTTTCTGGTACTACAATATCAAATAGTATTCGATGTATGAGAAGAGCAGTGCTGAGTGAAAGGTTTAGG GGCTCAGAGTCTGGTTCGCGCCAAACACTTGTTGGTACAATTCTTCATGAAATTTTCCAGCAATCAGTAACAAATAACTTGGCACAAGAAAAAGTAGAAGAACTTGCAAATAAAATTGTGTATGGACAGAAGTATCTCAAAGAAAT GTATCATTTAAATCTGAGACAAACGGAAATAATGAGGGAAGTGGAAGAGTATTTGCCATCATTTTTGAAGTGGGCAGAAGACTTTATGCACCATCCAGCTAACCAGAATAAAATGCAGCTAAAACT gtCCAatggtgaaaaaacagaagatTTCTCTTGTAAGGTAGAGATAGTAGATATCTTAGACATTGAAGAGAATATATGGTCTCCCAGGTTTGGATTGAAGGGGAAGATTGATGTTACAGCCAGAGTGAAAATCCATCGCCAGCCTGGAGTACAGTCTAGGGTAATGCCATTAGAGCTGAAGTCTGGCAAGGAATCTAATTCCATAGAGCACAGAAGTCAG GTTATTCTATATACATTGTTGAATTTGGAACGGAGAGTAGATCCCGAAGCTGGATTTCTTCTTTATCTTAAAACGGGTACTATGTACCCTGTTTCTGGAGGTCGCATGGACCGAAGAG AATTAATGAAGTTAAGAAACCATGTGGCCTTCTACTTAATGCACAGTACACATGAATCTGCCGTGGGAAGACAAAATTCACAGCTTGCTGCTTTGCCTCCTGTAGTAGATGACAGTCAAGCCTGTAAATATTGCTCCCAAGCACACAATTGCTTTCTATACGccag AGCTGTAGAACAGAAGATAGCCAGTGTGTCTTTTCCTCCTGCTATGGTATCCATTATTGAAAGAGAGACCCAGCACCTGCAACCCTCCCACTTAGAGTATTTCCGCCTGTGGTACCTAATGTTAACCTTGGAACTGCAAAGTGGAGAGGGTAAAAAGGGATATAAAAATATATGGATGATGCCGTCTTTGGAAAG AGAGAAGACTGGAGATTGTGTTGGGAACATGATCAGAGTTGAAGAAGTACAGGAAATTTCTGATGGAAAGTACCTACATATCTTCCAACGTGGAAATGGTGCCATCCCTGGAACAAACCTATTGGTTGGTGATCGAGTGGTTGTGAGTGGAGAGGAAAATGGTTTACTTGGTTTGGCTACTGGCTATGTTAACGAAATCAGTGTGACAAAGGTCTCCTGTTTATTGGACAG GAATTTGTCAAAGCTCCCCAAGAACATCATATTTAGGTTGGATCATGAAGAAGGCAATTTTGGCATAGGAGTCGCTTTTGAAAACCTTTCTAAATTGATGAAAGATTCCCCAGCCAG TGAAAGGCTCCGCAATTTGATAATTGACTTCCACAAACCAGGTTTTATTCAGCATTTGAGCTCTGTCCTTCCTCCAGAAGCAAAGGAAACtgttgcaaatattttaaaag gtCTAAATAAGCCTCAGAAACAGGCAATGAAAAAAGTGCTCCTTTCAAAAGACTACACACTTATT GTGAGAATTCTTTCTGCTTGTGGCTTTAGTGTTCTTCTGACTAGTTTTACACACACGGCTGTGGACAATATCCTGCTAAAGCTAGCCAAATTCAAAGTGGGTTTCCTGCGCTTGGGGCGAGCTCAGAAGGTTCATCCAGATATACGTAAATTTACggaagaagaaattttgagGTCCAAATCAATTAAATCTGTAGCAGATCTGGAAAAGGTCTACAACAGTCAG GCAGTGGTAGCAACATCTTGCATGGGAGTAAATCACCCTGTCTTTGCTCAGAGGCAGTTTGATTTCTGTATTGTTGATGAAGCTTCCCAGGTAAGCCAGCTCACCTGTCTGGGCCCACTGTTCTGCTCCAAGAGGTTTGTGCTGGTAGGAGATCATCAGCAGCTGCCTCCACTTGTACTGAATGCGGAAGCAAA AGATCTTGGCATGAGTGAAAGCTTATTTAAAAGGctggaacaaaaccaaaatgctgttGTCCAATTGACTGTGCAATACAGAATGAATAG CAAAATTATGTCACTGAGTAACATGTTAGTGTACGAAGGCAAACTGGAATGTGGCTCAGAGAAGGTGTCGAATGCCACTGTTAACTTGCCCAACCTAATAAAATTGAAACTGGACCTTGCAGATGCCTCAAAAACATGGTTGAAAAATGTACTTGATCCAGGCACACCTGTGTGTTTTCTTAACACAGAGAAG GTTCCTGCACCAGAACATGCAGAAAAAGGTGGTGTAAGTAACATGACAGAAGCTAAACTAGTACTCTTCCTCACATCCTTATTTATTAAG gcTGGCTGTAACCCTTCAGACATAGGCATTATATCACCATACAGACatcagttaaaaacaatcacTGATTTGATGGCAAAACTGAAGGAGAATAGAGTGGAAGTTAACACAGTAGACAAATACCAAGGAAGAGACAAAAGTGTCGTCATAGTATCTTTTGTTAGAAAcagcaatgaagaaaat CCTGGCGCCCTCCTGAAGGACTGGCGACGTCTTAATGTTGCTATCACAAGAGCCAAGCACAAACTAATCATGGTGGGCTGTGTTCCATCCCTGTCCTATTATCCGCCTTTAGAGAAGCTACTCTGCTATTTGCAGTCTGAGGCAATGAT CTTCAATCTTCCAGCAGGGGCTCATGAAAATCTCCACATGTGTAACATTTTATGA
- the DNA2 gene encoding DNA replication ATP-dependent helicase/nuclease DNA2 isoform X3 — MAESFQKKATNLPDTILKNGLNNRYCVLEVSVLQRNGSDAEKHLTITASQSLQDTELCILRNGWESVPVVPGDIIHLEGECSSGTWVIDEQSGYLVLYPDLLLSGTTISNSIRCMRRAVLSERFRGSESGSRQTLVGTILHEIFQQSVTNNLAQEKVEELANKIVYGQKYLKEMYHLNLRQTEIMREVEEYLPSFLKWAEDFMHHPANQNKMQLKLSNGEKTEDFSCKVEIVDILDIEENIWSPRFGLKGKIDVTARVKIHRQPGVQSRVMPLELKSGKESNSIEHRSQVILYTLLNLERRVDPEAGFLLYLKTGTMYPVSGGRMDRRELMKLRNHVAFYLMHSTHESAVGRQNSQLAALPPVVDDSQACKYCSQAHNCFLYARAVEQKIASVSFPPAMVSIIERETQHLQPSHLEYFRLWYLMLTLELQSGEGKKGYKNIWMMPSLEREKTGDCVGNMIRVEEVQEISDGKYLHIFQRGNGAIPGTNLLVGDRVVVSGEENGLLGLATGYVNEISVTKVSCLLDRNLSKLPKNIIFRLDHEEGNFGIGVAFENLSKLMKDSPASERLRNLIIDFHKPGFIQHLSSVLPPEAKETVANILKGLNKPQKQAMKKVLLSKDYTLIVGMPGTGKTTTICALVRILSACGFSVLLTSFTHTAVDNILLKLAKFKVGFLRLGRAQKVHPDIRKFTEEEILRSKSIKSVADLEKVYNSQAVVATSCMGVNHPVFAQRQFDFCIVDEASQVSQLTCLGPLFCSKRFVLVGDHQQLPPLVLNAEAKDLGMSESLFKRLEQNQNAVVQLTVQYRMNSKIMSLSNMLVYEGKLECGSEKVSNATVNLPNLIKLKLDLADASKTWLKNVLDPGTPVCFLNTEKVPAPEHAEKGGVSNMTEAKLVLFLTSLFIKDKLKVGYMSV, encoded by the exons GGAGTCTGTTCCAGTTGTTCCAGGAGACATAATTCATTTAGAAGGCGAGTGTAGCTCTGGTACCTGGGTCATTGATGAACAGTCTGGATACCTGGTTCTTTACCCAGATTTGCTGCTTTCTGGTACTACAATATCAAATAGTATTCGATGTATGAGAAGAGCAGTGCTGAGTGAAAGGTTTAGG GGCTCAGAGTCTGGTTCGCGCCAAACACTTGTTGGTACAATTCTTCATGAAATTTTCCAGCAATCAGTAACAAATAACTTGGCACAAGAAAAAGTAGAAGAACTTGCAAATAAAATTGTGTATGGACAGAAGTATCTCAAAGAAAT GTATCATTTAAATCTGAGACAAACGGAAATAATGAGGGAAGTGGAAGAGTATTTGCCATCATTTTTGAAGTGGGCAGAAGACTTTATGCACCATCCAGCTAACCAGAATAAAATGCAGCTAAAACT gtCCAatggtgaaaaaacagaagatTTCTCTTGTAAGGTAGAGATAGTAGATATCTTAGACATTGAAGAGAATATATGGTCTCCCAGGTTTGGATTGAAGGGGAAGATTGATGTTACAGCCAGAGTGAAAATCCATCGCCAGCCTGGAGTACAGTCTAGGGTAATGCCATTAGAGCTGAAGTCTGGCAAGGAATCTAATTCCATAGAGCACAGAAGTCAG GTTATTCTATATACATTGTTGAATTTGGAACGGAGAGTAGATCCCGAAGCTGGATTTCTTCTTTATCTTAAAACGGGTACTATGTACCCTGTTTCTGGAGGTCGCATGGACCGAAGAG AATTAATGAAGTTAAGAAACCATGTGGCCTTCTACTTAATGCACAGTACACATGAATCTGCCGTGGGAAGACAAAATTCACAGCTTGCTGCTTTGCCTCCTGTAGTAGATGACAGTCAAGCCTGTAAATATTGCTCCCAAGCACACAATTGCTTTCTATACGccag AGCTGTAGAACAGAAGATAGCCAGTGTGTCTTTTCCTCCTGCTATGGTATCCATTATTGAAAGAGAGACCCAGCACCTGCAACCCTCCCACTTAGAGTATTTCCGCCTGTGGTACCTAATGTTAACCTTGGAACTGCAAAGTGGAGAGGGTAAAAAGGGATATAAAAATATATGGATGATGCCGTCTTTGGAAAG AGAGAAGACTGGAGATTGTGTTGGGAACATGATCAGAGTTGAAGAAGTACAGGAAATTTCTGATGGAAAGTACCTACATATCTTCCAACGTGGAAATGGTGCCATCCCTGGAACAAACCTATTGGTTGGTGATCGAGTGGTTGTGAGTGGAGAGGAAAATGGTTTACTTGGTTTGGCTACTGGCTATGTTAACGAAATCAGTGTGACAAAGGTCTCCTGTTTATTGGACAG GAATTTGTCAAAGCTCCCCAAGAACATCATATTTAGGTTGGATCATGAAGAAGGCAATTTTGGCATAGGAGTCGCTTTTGAAAACCTTTCTAAATTGATGAAAGATTCCCCAGCCAG TGAAAGGCTCCGCAATTTGATAATTGACTTCCACAAACCAGGTTTTATTCAGCATTTGAGCTCTGTCCTTCCTCCAGAAGCAAAGGAAACtgttgcaaatattttaaaag gtCTAAATAAGCCTCAGAAACAGGCAATGAAAAAAGTGCTCCTTTCAAAAGACTACACACTTATTGTGGGTATGCCTGGAACAGGAAAAACTACTACAATATGCGCTCTA GTGAGAATTCTTTCTGCTTGTGGCTTTAGTGTTCTTCTGACTAGTTTTACACACACGGCTGTGGACAATATCCTGCTAAAGCTAGCCAAATTCAAAGTGGGTTTCCTGCGCTTGGGGCGAGCTCAGAAGGTTCATCCAGATATACGTAAATTTACggaagaagaaattttgagGTCCAAATCAATTAAATCTGTAGCAGATCTGGAAAAGGTCTACAACAGTCAG GCAGTGGTAGCAACATCTTGCATGGGAGTAAATCACCCTGTCTTTGCTCAGAGGCAGTTTGATTTCTGTATTGTTGATGAAGCTTCCCAGGTAAGCCAGCTCACCTGTCTGGGCCCACTGTTCTGCTCCAAGAGGTTTGTGCTGGTAGGAGATCATCAGCAGCTGCCTCCACTTGTACTGAATGCGGAAGCAAA AGATCTTGGCATGAGTGAAAGCTTATTTAAAAGGctggaacaaaaccaaaatgctgttGTCCAATTGACTGTGCAATACAGAATGAATAG CAAAATTATGTCACTGAGTAACATGTTAGTGTACGAAGGCAAACTGGAATGTGGCTCAGAGAAGGTGTCGAATGCCACTGTTAACTTGCCCAACCTAATAAAATTGAAACTGGACCTTGCAGATGCCTCAAAAACATGGTTGAAAAATGTACTTGATCCAGGCACACCTGTGTGTTTTCTTAACACAGAGAAG GTTCCTGCACCAGAACATGCAGAAAAAGGTGGTGTAAGTAACATGACAGAAGCTAAACTAGTACTCTTCCTCACATCCTTATTTATTAAG GATAAATTGAAGGTTGGCTACATGTCAGTATAG